Part of the Sphingobacterium sp. LZ7M1 genome, CGTATTTTGCCTTTATCTTTTACAAAAGAACAAAAGTAAAGAAGCGCATATGCAGGCTTCGATGATATTCACATCAAATGATGTCATTATCAATTCGGGAGTTATTGTTGCTGGTCTTTTAGTTAATTGGCTCAATTCAAGTTATCCAGATTTGATTATTGGAGCTATTGTATTTGTAATTGTAGCAAGAGGGGCTTACAGAATATTGAAGTTGGCAAAGTAAATGTAAAAATAAGTTGAGCCTGAAATTTAGTTTTTCAGGCTCAATTAAAATAATTCCGTTTCAGACAAACTCCCCAATATCAAAATCATCTAAATCATTGTTCCGCAAAGTGGAAGAACTGATTTCCGTTTCAGATGAGAGTGAGCTATCCAATAGCTTGGCAATTTTACTGGATGCACCCGCTATAGAATTTTCCAGCAGACTAAATAATTCGGTTCCCTGTATTTTCTGAACGATTGCTATCGCTGTTTCCTTTTGAGATGACTCCAGTTTTTCTTGCTGAAGCAACATCCCCACGGAGCTTAGTTCTTCAAAGGTAACCCCTTGGGCAAAACCATTATCGCCACCAGATATTCCGTACCTGTTCCATTCTTCTTCCTCTTCTTCAAAATCAGGTTGATTGCTAAAAACTTCATCCAGCTCTTCCTGCGGAATCTGAATACTCCTGTTTTCATTTTCGTCGTATTCAATGTCTAAATTATCGGGATTTACCTCTGGTTCCTCAATCTGGCGTTCATTGGCAGTGTTTGGCACTGAAAGGCGTTCTACGGGTTTGGGCTGTCCCATAATATCGGGCAGATCCGGATTGACTTTCTTTTGCGGAGGTTTTTGTTTTGACCTTTTCTTAATGATAATCTTATCCTGCAAAAGCAGGACAATGACGATCAGCAGGCATATTACTATTACAATTTCCATAACTATAAAATTGGTTTAAAACGTTCGTTGAAATAATCTGTAATATCGTCCCCGTACTCTCTAAAATGGTGTTCAAGAATGTTGTCGATATAAGAATAGAGTGTAGTCTTTTCTTCTCTTGTTAATTGTACTATACGTAACAACCTTTCGTGATATTCTGGACGAATGTAAACGACCTTTCCGTTTCGACCTGAAGGAAAACGATTGACCAGAAATGTCTCCTCATAATCCACCTTCTTTAGGGAGCTATTGCGGGCTTTTGGTTTTGTTTCCTTCTGTATTTTCTGTTGTTGAATAACTTCGGGTATAGTAACAGATTGATTACCACTCATGATATTCATGATTAATTCTTCATCAACATCGGGCTTATCAAAATCTTTTCTTCTCTTATCTGTTGACATACTTAACTATTTTAGAGATTAACAATTTTTAAAAATTCTTCAATAAA contains:
- a CDS encoding DUF3408 domain-containing protein — protein: MSTDKRRKDFDKPDVDEELIMNIMSGNQSVTIPEVIQQQKIQKETKPKARNSSLKKVDYEETFLVNRFPSGRNGKVVYIRPEYHERLLRIVQLTREEKTTLYSYIDNILEHHFREYGDDITDYFNERFKPIL